The proteins below are encoded in one region of Bacteroidota bacterium:
- a CDS encoding T9SS type A sorting domain-containing protein, with product MKKLHFILFAFFGMISTIQSQGFYDMNTVNTIEITFVETNWDNLLDQLVSAGQEGRLMGSVSINGVAFDSVGVRYKGNSSYTANQVKNPLNIKLDYIINDQEIEGYGTLKLSNGFKDPSLIRETMSYEIARKYMPASLSNYANVYINGTHLGLYTSNQDVDKNFMRTHFYSDENVRFKGEISSGGMPGSMGGVWEYFGTDSSSYYSKYAIESDYGWDELIDFLDTLNNYNTSVDQVLNIDRHLWFLAFSNLFVNLDGPINNPQNHYIYKDDNGRMNPIPWDLNESFGVFTSLEGGGNLGTTQLQQLNPYLNLTSSDHPIISKILSNTSYKRMYVAHMKTIIEENFSNSLYLTRALEIQNIIDSDVQADGNKFYTYSDFTNNISNSTGGGGWPPSPGIIGISELMSARINYLTGLTDFQATAPQISNINYNPLEVTPNVQLWFNAEVNSATEVYLGYRNSLTEQFVKTQMFDDGSHNDGSAGDGVYGVSILVGYSNLQYYIYADNGSASSFSPVRAEYEFYSVAVNSNLVINEFMANNESAVSDQDGEYDDWIEFYNNGSEVISLSGYYLSDDAGDPTQWTFPDTTIAPGSYLIVWADNDEEQVGLHANFKLSSSGEMIVLSDAGLNILDEINFGQQYVDTSFGRFPNGTGDFILMNPTFGMENNAGIALVEENMLENISSLKSYPNPFSDKFYISFNLERQAMVQLEVCNIYGQTIKEITSKNLLSGNNELQIETKDLASGIWICRLIIDGQNHTLKKIKI from the coding sequence ATGAAAAAATTACATTTTATTTTATTTGCATTTTTTGGAATGATTAGCACCATTCAAAGCCAAGGATTTTATGATATGAATACAGTCAATACCATAGAAATTACCTTCGTGGAAACGAACTGGGACAACTTGCTCGATCAGCTTGTTTCTGCCGGACAGGAAGGAAGACTTATGGGTTCTGTTTCAATAAATGGAGTAGCTTTCGACAGCGTAGGGGTAAGATATAAAGGAAACAGTTCATATACTGCCAATCAGGTTAAAAATCCATTAAACATTAAACTCGATTATATAATCAATGATCAAGAGATTGAAGGATATGGCACATTAAAACTATCTAATGGTTTCAAAGACCCAAGTTTAATTAGAGAAACCATGAGTTATGAAATTGCGAGGAAATATATGCCGGCAAGTTTATCCAACTATGCAAATGTTTATATCAATGGTACTCACTTAGGGCTATACACCAGCAATCAGGATGTGGACAAGAATTTTATGCGTACTCATTTTTACAGTGACGAAAATGTAAGGTTTAAAGGTGAGATAAGCAGTGGAGGTATGCCAGGATCAATGGGTGGTGTTTGGGAATATTTTGGAACAGATTCAAGTAGCTATTACAGCAAATATGCCATCGAATCAGACTATGGTTGGGATGAATTAATTGATTTTCTTGACACTCTTAATAATTATAATACCAGTGTCGATCAGGTACTTAATATTGATAGACATTTGTGGTTTTTGGCTTTTTCAAACTTATTTGTCAACCTTGACGGACCTATCAACAATCCTCAAAACCATTATATTTATAAAGATGATAATGGAAGAATGAATCCCATACCTTGGGACTTGAATGAAAGCTTTGGTGTATTTACTTCACTTGAGGGTGGAGGAAATCTGGGCACAACGCAACTCCAGCAACTCAATCCGTATTTAAATCTTACAAGCTCAGATCATCCAATAATCAGTAAGATTTTATCTAATACAAGCTACAAAAGAATGTATGTGGCACATATGAAAACCATTATAGAAGAAAATTTTTCCAACAGCTTATATTTAACTAGGGCTTTAGAAATACAGAATATTATTGATTCGGATGTACAGGCTGACGGCAATAAATTCTACACCTATTCGGATTTTACAAATAATATTAGTAATAGTACTGGTGGTGGAGGTTGGCCTCCTTCACCCGGAATAATTGGTATTTCAGAGCTTATGAGTGCCCGAATTAACTATTTAACAGGTCTAACTGATTTTCAGGCTACAGCACCACAAATCTCAAATATCAACTACAATCCGTTGGAAGTTACACCAAATGTTCAACTATGGTTTAATGCCGAAGTGAATTCTGCAACTGAAGTTTATCTTGGGTATCGCAATAGCCTAACAGAACAATTTGTAAAAACACAGATGTTCGATGACGGATCTCACAATGATGGTTCAGCAGGAGACGGGGTTTATGGTGTTTCAATTTTGGTGGGCTATAGCAATTTACAATATTATATTTATGCCGATAATGGAAGTGCATCTTCTTTTTCGCCAGTACGAGCCGAATATGAATTCTATTCAGTTGCAGTAAACAGCAACTTGGTAATAAATGAGTTTATGGCTAATAATGAAAGTGCAGTTAGTGATCAGGATGGAGAATATGACGACTGGATAGAGTTTTACAATAATGGCAGTGAGGTAATCTCGCTATCGGGGTATTACTTATCTGATGATGCTGGCGATCCAACTCAATGGACTTTTCCTGATACTACTATTGCACCAGGATCATATTTGATAGTTTGGGCAGATAATGATGAAGAGCAAGTTGGATTACATGCAAATTTTAAACTTTCAAGCTCAGGTGAGATGATAGTATTATCTGATGCAGGACTTAATATTTTGGATGAAATAAATTTCGGACAGCAATATGTAGATACCTCCTTTGGCAGGTTTCCCAATGGTACCGGCGATTTTATTTTAATGAATCCTACTTTCGGAATGGAAAACAATGCTGGAATAGCTTTAGTTGAAGAAAATATGTTGGAGAATATTTCTTCACTTAAATCTTATCCAAATCCGTTCTCCGATAAATTTTATATTTCTTTCAATCTTGAGAGACAAGCAATGGTTCAGTTGGAAGTTTGCAATATTTATGGACAGACTATCAAAGAGATTACGTCCAAAAATTTGCTAAGCGGAAATAATGAATTACAAATAGAAACCAAAGACCTCGCATCTGGTATTTGGATTTGCAGATTAATTATTGATGGGCAAAATCATACTTTGAAAAAAATAAAAATATAG
- a CDS encoding T9SS type A sorting domain-containing protein — MTRLKSLVVLALYCIFSSTGIIAQEQTIGWFLNSQNSYDGFTLFAPIPYTETYLIDNCGKLIHSWSSDYQPGHSAYLLEDGTLVRTGNVNNQTFDAGGSGGIIERINQNNEVTWSYMISDSWQCQHHDIEPLPNGNILVIVWDMKTTAEAISAGRNPATLGASLWSEKIIEIEPVGTNEANIVWEWYVWDHLIQDFNQTQNNYGVVPDHPELIDLNFSGPQNEDWLHINSIDFNPVLNQIILSIHNVHEVWIIDHSTTTEDAAGSSGGNSGMGGDLLFRWGNPQAYQKGTANDKIFFGQHDARWVESGYPDEGKITVFNNGQGRPDGNYSTVDAIEAVIDNDGHYTKTSQGIFLPESLSWQYKADNPTSFYSQNISGVEQMPNGNLLVCEGASGNFFEVDLDGNLLWQYINPVSNNGPLEQGVEPGGAPPNGNSNSVFRIKRYASDYIGLQNFDLNPDIPIELNPSNYDCETYSLQIENIFSENIVSYPNPATTNISFSINKICSGKSTLQIFNVLGELVYTEGLYLSKNFSINVSNLESGIYFLTIENDIVYYSNKFIKN, encoded by the coding sequence ATGACCAGATTAAAATCTTTGGTTGTACTTGCCTTGTATTGCATATTCTCATCTACTGGAATAATTGCTCAGGAGCAAACCATCGGCTGGTTTCTGAATAGTCAGAATTCTTACGATGGATTTACATTATTTGCACCAATACCATATACAGAAACTTATTTGATAGATAATTGTGGTAAATTAATCCATAGCTGGAGTAGCGACTACCAACCAGGGCATTCAGCTTATTTGCTTGAAGATGGTACTTTAGTTCGCACAGGGAATGTAAATAATCAAACATTCGATGCAGGAGGTTCCGGAGGTATTATTGAGAGAATCAATCAGAATAATGAAGTTACATGGTCATACATGATCAGCGACTCCTGGCAATGCCAACATCATGATATTGAACCACTTCCGAATGGAAATATCCTGGTTATTGTCTGGGATATGAAAACTACTGCCGAAGCTATTTCTGCCGGCAGAAACCCAGCTACACTTGGCGCAAGTTTATGGTCTGAAAAGATCATCGAAATTGAACCTGTTGGTACAAATGAAGCAAATATTGTGTGGGAATGGTATGTTTGGGATCATCTCATTCAGGATTTTAATCAAACGCAAAATAATTATGGTGTTGTTCCAGATCATCCCGAATTAATTGACCTGAACTTCTCAGGACCTCAAAATGAAGATTGGCTACACATCAATTCAATCGATTTTAATCCTGTTCTGAATCAAATAATATTAAGTATTCACAACGTTCATGAGGTGTGGATTATCGACCACAGTACAACTACTGAAGATGCTGCTGGAAGTTCTGGTGGCAATTCGGGAATGGGAGGAGATTTACTTTTCAGGTGGGGAAATCCGCAGGCATACCAAAAAGGTACAGCAAATGATAAAATATTTTTTGGCCAGCACGATGCAAGATGGGTAGAAAGCGGTTATCCTGATGAAGGAAAAATTACTGTATTTAATAACGGTCAGGGCCGTCCCGATGGAAATTACTCGACTGTAGATGCAATTGAAGCTGTTATAGATAATGATGGACATTACACTAAAACCAGTCAAGGAATCTTTTTGCCCGAAAGCCTTTCGTGGCAATACAAAGCAGATAATCCAACTTCCTTTTATTCTCAGAATATTTCTGGAGTTGAACAAATGCCCAATGGGAATCTACTGGTATGTGAGGGTGCAAGCGGGAACTTTTTTGAAGTAGATTTAGATGGGAATTTGTTATGGCAGTATATTAATCCAGTGAGTAATAATGGACCTTTAGAACAGGGAGTGGAACCAGGTGGAGCACCTCCCAATGGGAACTCGAATTCCGTTTTCAGAATAAAACGTTATGCTTCTGATTACATAGGACTTCAAAATTTTGACCTAAATCCAGACATCCCAATCGAACTCAATCCCTCAAATTATGACTGCGAAACTTACAGTTTACAAATAGAGAATATTTTTTCTGAGAATATAGTCAGTTATCCAAATCCAGCTACCACAAATATTTCATTTAGCATTAATAAAATCTGTTCTGGTAAATCTACATTACAAATTTTTAATGTGCTTGGCGAACTTGTTTATACTGAGGGTTTATATTTGTCAAAAAACTTTTCAATAAATGTCAGCAATTTGGAATCGGGAATCTACTTTCTGACTATTGAAAACGATATTGTTTATTATTCAAATAAATTTATTAAAAATTAG
- a CDS encoding DUF1566 domain-containing protein, which yields MKAKQTIFYMISFFIVLQITSGFSQTNLNYPIVDTGQEIFYDTTNEILEPIIGSAYYGQDAHYTGNVPNYQDNADGTVSDLVTGLMWSKTSDLDNDGDIDYNDKLSYAEAMAGATTFNLAGYTDWRLPTIKEMYSLKMFFGVDPSGYTGTSTAGLVPFIDTNSFDFGYGDQSAGERIIDSQLASSNLYVSTTMGGNETMFGVNYADGRIKGYPTGPQPGQTVDKQFYVMYVRGNAYGENNLQDNNDSTITDNSSSLMWTKYDDGSGMNWEDALSYAEAATIAGYSDWRLPNVKELQSIVDYTRSPATSNSAAIDSLFSCSQIIDEGGSTNYPFYWSGTTHANISTTNSGAWAAYVCFGEALGFMEQPPNSGNFTLMDVHGAGAQRSDPKVGDPNDYPYGNGPQGDVVRIFNYVRLVRDVDTSTTVYNELNLNDSKLNIYPSPAIDHITISISDNYSEISTIKIINLSGELKYSENREFSQNTTIDISNLESGIYFVLLQIEGKEAYSRKLIVL from the coding sequence ATGAAAGCAAAACAGACTATTTTTTACATGATTTCATTCTTTATTGTATTGCAAATCACCAGTGGTTTTTCTCAAACTAATCTGAACTATCCGATTGTTGATACTGGCCAGGAAATATTTTATGATACCACAAATGAAATCTTAGAACCTATTATAGGTTCTGCCTATTATGGACAGGATGCACATTATACGGGAAATGTTCCCAATTATCAGGACAATGCTGATGGAACTGTAAGCGATTTGGTAACTGGTTTGATGTGGTCTAAAACAAGCGACCTGGATAATGACGGTGATATTGATTACAATGATAAATTATCGTATGCTGAAGCTATGGCAGGTGCCACAACTTTTAATCTGGCGGGTTATACTGATTGGAGACTTCCGACGATTAAAGAAATGTATTCATTAAAAATGTTCTTTGGTGTTGACCCAAGTGGATACACTGGGACTTCAACCGCAGGACTCGTACCATTTATCGACACTAATTCTTTTGATTTTGGATATGGTGATCAAAGTGCAGGTGAACGAATCATAGATTCGCAATTGGCCTCATCAAATCTGTATGTTAGCACTACCATGGGAGGTAACGAAACCATGTTTGGAGTAAATTATGCAGATGGACGAATTAAAGGTTATCCAACAGGTCCACAGCCGGGACAAACTGTTGATAAGCAGTTTTATGTTATGTATGTTCGTGGGAATGCTTATGGTGAAAATAATCTTCAGGACAATAATGATAGCACAATTACTGATAACTCAAGTAGTTTAATGTGGACCAAATACGACGATGGATCAGGAATGAACTGGGAAGATGCTTTATCGTACGCAGAAGCTGCAACTATTGCTGGCTACAGCGATTGGAGATTGCCAAATGTTAAGGAATTACAGAGCATTGTTGATTACACACGTTCACCGGCAACCAGTAATTCAGCAGCTATTGATTCACTTTTCAGTTGTTCTCAGATAATTGATGAAGGTGGAAGTACAAATTATCCATTCTATTGGTCAGGAACCACACATGCAAATATTTCGACCACTAATTCGGGCGCATGGGCTGCTTATGTTTGCTTTGGAGAGGCTTTAGGTTTTATGGAGCAACCACCAAATTCAGGTAATTTTACTTTAATGGATGTTCATGGTGCAGGGGCACAACGTAGCGATCCTAAAGTTGGTGATCCAAATGATTATCCCTATGGCAATGGTCCACAGGGCGATGTAGTCAGGATTTTCAATTATGTACGCTTGGTTAGAGATGTGGATACTAGTACTACGGTATATAATGAATTGAATTTAAATGACAGCAAGCTGAATATTTATCCTAGCCCTGCAATTGATCATATTACCATAAGTATTTCAGATAACTATTCAGAAATTTCAACAATTAAGATTATCAATTTGTCGGGTGAACTAAAGTATTCCGAGAACAGAGAATTTTCACAAAATACAACTATAGACATCAGCAATTTAGAATCAGGGATATATTTCGTGTTACTCCAAATTGAAGGTAAAGAAGCTTATTCAAGAAAATTAATTGTACTATGA
- a CDS encoding leucyl aminopeptidase yields the protein MNLEISKGTKNISSNNLIVLTKKDSDFKQFCFSDKEIIFANKNIEKDITQITITQDDRYIFLVLIDEDTFTFQNKEKVRKAAYKLHKEIIGLKINDVCIQTNLDNSEIILLLAEGLALSNYQFLKYFTDELDKKKNSLEKIKIVDSKITDMQISEMNSIIKAVFKTKDLINEPVSYLNSVQLANEFEKMSNEAGFSIDIFDEKKIKQLKMGGLLAVNQGSIDPPRFSIMEWKPENAKNKKPVIIVGKGLVYDTGGLSLKPTKGMDSMKSDMSGGAAVAGLFYAVAKQKLPVHIIGLVPSTDNRPDGNAYAPGDVVKMHNGLNVEVLNTDAEGRMILADALSFSEKYEPELVIDIATLTGSAAIATGKEATVVMGNADDKTFDILEKSGNEVFERVSRFPFWDEYNEMLKSDIADLQNIGGREAGAITAGKFLEHFTKSPFIHIDIAGTAFLSGTDSYKGKGATGVGVRLLYEFLKQSIVK from the coding sequence ATGAATTTAGAAATTTCTAAAGGCACAAAAAATATTAGTTCAAACAACTTAATTGTTCTAACAAAAAAAGACTCAGATTTTAAACAATTTTGTTTTTCGGATAAGGAAATTATTTTTGCAAATAAGAATATAGAAAAAGACATTACGCAAATAACAATTACTCAGGATGATAGATATATTTTCCTTGTCCTAATTGATGAAGATACTTTTACGTTTCAAAACAAAGAAAAAGTCCGAAAAGCTGCGTATAAGTTGCACAAAGAAATAATAGGATTAAAAATTAATGATGTTTGTATTCAGACCAATTTAGATAATTCGGAAATAATTCTGTTGCTTGCAGAAGGTTTAGCTTTGAGCAACTATCAGTTTCTGAAATATTTTACGGACGAATTAGACAAAAAGAAAAATTCTCTTGAAAAAATTAAAATAGTTGATTCAAAAATTACAGATATGCAGATATCTGAAATGAATTCAATTATTAAAGCCGTATTCAAAACAAAAGATTTGATTAACGAACCAGTATCATACTTAAATTCAGTTCAGTTAGCAAATGAGTTCGAAAAAATGAGCAATGAGGCAGGTTTTAGTATAGATATTTTTGATGAGAAAAAAATCAAGCAGCTTAAAATGGGAGGCTTATTGGCTGTCAATCAGGGTAGTATAGATCCTCCAAGATTCTCCATTATGGAATGGAAACCGGAAAATGCCAAAAACAAAAAACCAGTCATAATTGTCGGGAAAGGTCTTGTTTACGATACCGGAGGATTAAGCCTGAAACCTACGAAAGGCATGGATTCCATGAAATCTGACATGAGTGGAGGAGCGGCTGTTGCCGGACTTTTTTACGCAGTAGCAAAACAAAAATTACCGGTTCACATAATTGGCTTAGTTCCTTCAACAGACAACAGACCTGATGGAAATGCTTATGCACCGGGCGATGTCGTGAAAATGCACAATGGTTTGAATGTAGAAGTTCTTAATACAGATGCAGAAGGACGAATGATTCTTGCAGATGCACTCAGTTTTTCGGAAAAATATGAGCCTGAATTAGTAATTGATATTGCAACACTTACCGGTTCGGCAGCAATAGCAACAGGGAAAGAAGCAACTGTAGTGATGGGAAACGCAGACGATAAAACCTTCGATATTTTAGAAAAAAGTGGAAATGAAGTTTTCGAGCGAGTTAGCCGATTTCCATTTTGGGACGAATATAACGAAATGTTAAAATCAGATATTGCCGATTTGCAAAATATTGGTGGAAGAGAAGCTGGAGCAATAACTGCCGGGAAATTTCTTGAGCATTTTACCAAAAGCCCTTTTATTCATATTGATATTGCCGGCACAGCTTTCCTTTCAGGAACCGACAGTTACAAAGGAAAAGGAGCCACAGGAGTCGGTGTACGATTGTTATATGAATTTTTGAAGCAATCAATTGTCAAATAA
- the pdxA gene encoding 4-hydroxythreonine-4-phosphate dehydrogenase PdxA, producing the protein MMEKIKVGITHGDINGISYEIIIKTLRDNRINELCTPIVYGSPKIAAYHRKALNISNFSFNNIKSPSEANTKRANIINCTEDNTRVELGKSTTMAGNSSYRALELAIADLKENQIDVLLTAPINKQNIQSKKFNFPGHTEFLENMFDVKNVLMLMVSDTLRVGVVAGHVPISRVLTYITTEGILKKLRLLNKTLIEDFAIRKPRIAVFGLNPHASDNGIIGNEEKNIIIPAITKAKEENILAIGPYPADGFFGSQSCSQFDAILAMYHDQGLAPFKALSFDDGVNYTAGLPIIRTSPGHGTAYEIAGKNMASENSFRNALYLALDTFKNRQNYYELQKNAMKTVVEENIERS; encoded by the coding sequence ATGATGGAAAAAATTAAAGTAGGAATAACTCACGGTGATATTAATGGTATAAGTTACGAAATAATTATCAAAACATTGAGAGACAACAGAATAAATGAATTATGTACTCCAATAGTTTATGGTTCGCCAAAAATAGCAGCCTACCACCGCAAAGCACTAAATATTTCAAATTTCAGTTTTAACAATATAAAATCTCCCTCCGAAGCAAATACCAAACGAGCAAATATTATAAATTGCACAGAGGACAATACCAGAGTAGAGCTTGGCAAATCGACTACTATGGCAGGGAATTCGTCATACCGAGCCTTAGAACTTGCCATAGCCGATTTGAAAGAAAACCAAATTGACGTACTCTTAACTGCACCTATCAATAAGCAAAATATTCAATCGAAAAAATTTAATTTTCCGGGACATACCGAATTTCTCGAAAATATGTTCGATGTAAAAAACGTACTTATGTTAATGGTTTCGGACACATTAAGGGTAGGAGTAGTTGCCGGACATGTTCCAATTTCGAGGGTGCTCACCTATATTACCACCGAAGGAATTTTGAAAAAACTCAGATTGTTGAACAAAACATTAATTGAAGATTTTGCTATTAGAAAACCACGAATTGCAGTTTTCGGGCTTAATCCGCACGCCAGCGACAACGGAATAATTGGGAATGAAGAGAAAAACATAATTATTCCTGCCATCACAAAAGCAAAAGAAGAAAATATTTTAGCAATAGGACCTTATCCTGCCGATGGTTTTTTTGGTTCGCAAAGTTGTTCTCAATTCGATGCCATTCTTGCAATGTATCACGATCAGGGATTAGCTCCATTCAAAGCTCTTTCTTTTGATGATGGTGTGAATTACACTGCCGGATTGCCCATTATCAGAACTTCCCCGGGTCATGGAACAGCTTACGAAATAGCCGGTAAAAATATGGCATCAGAAAATTCATTCAGAAATGCTCTGTATCTTGCCTTAGACACTTTTAAGAATAGACAAAATTATTACGAACTTCAGAAAAATGCAATGAAAACTGTTGTTGAAGAAAATATTGAAAGAAGTTAG
- a CDS encoding SLC13/DASS family transporter, translating into MGSLKKIIKPFILIGTPIICLLIIIFADLDPGKPEITYTFAIAILMAVWWVSEIIPIAVTALLPIVLFPIFGVVDGKTISAMYFNHLIFLFIGGFIMALAMEKWNLHKRIATKILIFFGISPARILLGFMLATAFLSMWMSNTATTMMMVPIAISIILKLEESVGKINLRKYSIGLLLGIAYSASIGGIATLVGTPPNLSFARIFNILFPNAPEISFADWMIFALPITIILFFTAWLFLYLMHKPKTNWQGIDKNSFQEENKKLGKASYEEKIVFVLFILLALLWIFRADIKIGDFILQGWSSIFPYPKYLNDGTVAIFISIILFAIPSKNKKGTRIMDWDTTKRIPWNIVLLFGGGFALAKGFVESGLSLWFGDQLSGLSDFHPMTIIFGIVSMMSILTELTSNTATTEMLLPVIAGLSISTEINPLLYMLPVTLAASLAFMLPVATPPNAIVFSTGHVKIIDMVRVGIFLNILGILVASIITFFWGTYIFDIDINVFPEWAKVTASH; encoded by the coding sequence ATAGGCTCTTTAAAAAAAATAATAAAACCCTTCATATTAATTGGAACACCAATTATATGTTTACTTATTATTATTTTTGCAGATTTAGATCCGGGCAAACCTGAAATTACATACACTTTTGCGATAGCCATTCTTATGGCAGTCTGGTGGGTTTCCGAAATTATACCAATAGCCGTAACAGCCTTATTGCCAATTGTTTTATTCCCTATTTTTGGAGTTGTTGATGGAAAAACCATTTCAGCAATGTATTTCAATCATCTTATATTTTTATTCATAGGTGGTTTTATAATGGCATTGGCAATGGAAAAATGGAATTTGCACAAACGAATTGCGACTAAAATCCTGATTTTCTTTGGAATAAGCCCTGCCAGAATTTTGCTTGGTTTTATGTTAGCCACAGCTTTTCTTTCCATGTGGATGTCGAACACAGCCACAACCATGATGATGGTTCCTATTGCAATTTCAATAATTTTAAAATTGGAAGAAAGTGTAGGAAAAATAAACCTTCGGAAATATTCAATTGGCTTGCTTCTCGGGATAGCCTATTCGGCTTCCATTGGAGGAATAGCCACATTAGTAGGGACACCACCAAATTTGTCGTTTGCACGAATTTTCAATATTTTATTTCCGAATGCCCCCGAAATTTCATTTGCCGACTGGATGATTTTTGCTTTGCCAATAACTATAATTTTGTTTTTTACAGCTTGGTTATTTCTGTATTTAATGCACAAACCAAAAACCAATTGGCAGGGAATTGATAAAAATTCGTTTCAGGAAGAAAACAAAAAACTTGGAAAGGCAAGCTACGAAGAAAAAATAGTATTTGTTCTTTTTATACTTTTGGCTTTGTTGTGGATTTTCCGTGCCGATATTAAAATTGGTGATTTTATTTTACAAGGTTGGTCGTCTATTTTTCCGTATCCGAAATATTTGAACGATGGAACCGTAGCAATTTTCATTTCAATAATTCTTTTTGCAATTCCATCGAAAAATAAAAAAGGAACAAGAATAATGGATTGGGACACTACAAAAAGAATCCCTTGGAATATTGTACTCTTGTTTGGGGGAGGCTTTGCTTTGGCTAAAGGATTTGTAGAATCAGGCCTTTCGCTTTGGTTTGGCGACCAGCTTTCCGGACTGTCCGATTTTCACCCAATGACAATTATTTTTGGAATAGTTTCGATGATGTCCATACTCACCGAATTGACTTCGAACACAGCAACTACCGAAATGTTACTACCTGTAATTGCCGGGCTTTCAATTTCTACAGAGATAAATCCATTACTTTATATGTTGCCGGTTACTTTGGCTGCATCATTAGCATTTATGCTTCCGGTGGCAACTCCGCCAAATGCAATAGTTTTCAGTACCGGCCATGTTAAAATAATTGATATGGTAAGAGTAGGAATATTTTTGAATATTCTTGGAATTCTTGTTGCTTCAATTATAACTTTTTTCTGGGGAACTTATATTTTTGATATTGATATAAATGTGTTTCCTGAGTGGGCAAAAGTTACTGCATCTCATTGA